The Raphanus sativus cultivar WK10039 chromosome 6, ASM80110v3, whole genome shotgun sequence sequence TCCTGTAATCAGAACAACAAGAAAGGTTTGTTGATGTGTTACTACTATAAATCCATCCCATGTATATTGACTATTACCCCTCAAATGCTTAAAGAACAGATTTGTTATTTAAATAAGTTCAAGAATTCATTTAGCCACGAAGAACGAATGAGTTAAAATTATCATCAATCCAACAAAGACTGATATGTAGATGTACAAAATAATGCATTGAGGACGAAATGCAACTAAAATAATcttcttttttataaatgacCAAGTAAAACTCACCTGGCTCTTGTATTTCTCGTACAGATGAGAAAGCTCTGAGTAATTTGATGATGTCAAACCACTGTACGTTCCAGCAACCCATACATCAACATTAGAAACCGCTACATAAACTATGAATATAAGTGACTTCTAGATCAcatcacattaaaaaaaaaagaagaaggtgcTTACCATCTTGAAGCGACATTGACGATCAACATAACTTTCCCCTTATACTTGTTCAAAGAAACATCACTCCCATCAATGTCCTGTCTCCACACACATGAACAAGAGTCTCATTATGTTTCAAAATTACAGATTAAACAAAGAATACCTCCACTGAAAGTCACTAAACCCTAGCTTTTGTTCTTGATTTGGTTAGAAGGGTAAAAGACCAAACCTTTACAGTGAAATCGTGGACGGTCTTCTCAGCAGCAGCTCTGGCTTGAACGTTGAAAGTTCGGGACTTGAAGAGAAACCCAGGATTAATCGAAGGTTTTAGAGAAAACCCATTACTCAGATTCGCGAAATTCGATACGGCGGTGGAGAATTTCAAGGAAGGGACGAGAAAAGCCGCAGGGCTTAGAGATTGATTGGGTTTGGAAACGTTGAAGATTGCAGAGAATGGTGAGTGAGAAGACGAAGAAGCCATTTTTTGGGTTACAAGAGAAGAGTTTATCCTCTTCTGATTTGGACTAGCGTTAAGTGTGGTGAAACTGAGGGGATGATGATAGTCGAGAGCAGTTTATACTGATCGGCTGTCGAACCACTCAACCCGTGATCTCGGTAAATAGTTAGGTTCggattttcttttaaatctgTTTATGAAAAATcctataaaatctataaactctaaaatctatactattattatatatagtgAATCTGCTGATTTGTTACACTTTccataaattattttgaaaataattataaaattttaacgaTAAAATCATagtcaaattttattaaacttatgttagtaatattaaaatattatatatgttatattatatttgttttggtGATACTAAacaaattctattttaatactTATATCACTTAAAATAGAATGAATCATCTAtcttttaagataattttttagaaaagtcAATATTACTCATTATGATAATTTCTGaaaaaatttgacaaaaaattcaaaaatatttataatattaaatattattatagcATCTAAAgtctttattatatttaataatgattaaatcaaattaatatatagttacccaattttaaaattaatttcattaatCTGGTAATCAtcattatccaaaaatatttgatcataataaatttaaaataaatataaatatatatatatatatatatatataatatatatatatatatatatatatatatatatatatatagtgttatatatatatgaatgtttttcaagtttatttaaattaataaaagatattttattaaaaacttaatgtatataaattaaaaatttaattaattactaagtatttcaaaatgattttataattaatagtatatctattttatttttttgtaaaattaatctGCAAGTGTATGTAAAACACCTAGTTCaagaaatatttgataatagttttaaaagtTGATTAAACTTTTCATATATTAGttcaaaaaaattcatatatatttattaatactgcacaatttatttaatacaaaatttatgatTTCTTAAACTtcaataaaatttgtattatgTCACTTAGAAAATAGTGGTATTAAAGAAAACCAACATTTATTGATATATAGTTgtattatactattatttcatttttattgttgatcatttatataatttatatctttACATTagatttaaaacttaaatttataatagttttattcaatTATTTACTGAATCATCTGACGAAGAGTAAAATTTTCAACATGTGTTTCTTTGTTAATCGTGAAGTACCATTGACTGTTGACTGTGGCCAGAGCTCTTTCTATTCACCAGCAATGACCATGCTATGTTCCTAAATctgattttgtaaattaataatgtcACAAATGTCACAaatgttaaatatattattatgaaaaatacatcataTTTCTGATAAATTATCACTTAGATAAATAATCAAAGGTCTAGCTTTTGTCAAGGACAATGACAGTTGATTTGAGAGTGCAAACATAGAAACCAAAAGCTGAGTGTGGAAAATGTAATAAAATGACAAGTTATGATATTCCCAAAAATTAAATTAGACAAAAGTacagtaaatttattttataaattaatagtgCTTGGACTACTATTCTACTAATTTATAGGATTATGAGTGtacatgatttttcttttttgaattttctattttataatttatatattataaatataaaagaataacTATTCTATCGTATATACATTAACTAAAGTcttgaaattagaaaaaaagttttgaaattgGTTTCCATACTATTCTATTATATTACTtggtgtatataaaatatgaaaaagattcaattgttttttttaaatggtaacaaaatataaaatgaatctAAAGTTGAGTGGTACGCAATCAAGATATGTCCTGTTttttctaagagcatctccattgtaaaacaccatttttttcttcaaaatagaataaaagtgATTATGGAGTAAAAATGCTCTAACCTCACTCCATTTCTCACTCTATAatggagtgatgaacaaaaaaaattagattactccatttatggagtaaactccattatggaatgagaaatggagtggGGTTAGAGTATTTTCTACTTTAAactcacttttactccattttagagGAAAAGtagagttgggttggagatgccctaagaTCATTTTCATCAAGATATTTTATTGTGAAGTCTCTGTTATCCTCTGTGtccataaaaaaaagaaaagaaaaaagtctTTGTTATCCTCAATTCTCTTACAGATCCTTATCCTAATTGCCTGGATCTCGATATGTGCTGTTGAACTCAAATGAATAGTTCTAACAGGTGGCAAGGCCTTATCCTTAAATATGATGGATCACAAATAGTATATGATGTGACTGCCAATTTTCTTGTACTCTTTTTagtagtaaaatattaaaaagctGGCTCTCTACGTCTCCTACAAAATCCGCTGACATCGGATGAGAATAAGTAacatctactttattaaaacagaagtacaaatatGGATTAATTCTACAAGTTGCACAATATTTACACCTAAATAccactgaaaattaaattaaactatctaatttaatgtttgtcttttccAGTTGAGTTAATatgttgtcctaatataaattaagttatttattttaatgttgtcttttccaattgagttaatgtgttgtcctaatataaaatttaattttctttctctattaaatcaatttcgaaattatttataatttgattaatactgtcttttcaatttaataaatacatttcttaattctaaatttaccacattaaatgataataaaaatcgcaTATGACATGGTAGGAGAtcactatcttttaatattcgaaccaaaacaatttttatattaagtttaagtttttgccatacattattcaaatttatttgttatataaatttttacttttatattttaagaattttaatattttttaaataattcaaatgagttatccgaaccagaacatgaactgaaattataaataccgaATGAGGCTAAAACTTTCaccccaaaaatctaaaatccaaAAAGACCTGAATCAAATCCGAATGAATATCCGAACGCCCATCTCTACTACAAgatatagaaaattatttagtttttttaagataatttagtttaatcattgatttttacttataattatttgtttttaaataattacatttcatttatattaattattttatttcttataccTTTTTACCTGATTAATTTGTCATGTGTGAATACTAATTTTGGCCATAGCTAAGAAATAATTAACCACTAAATCAATACATCATTTTTAGGCTTATCAattaattgatcatatataaaACCATTTTAAAGAATAATTATATTGAGTATTTTGATATGTTGCTTGtagtttattatttaacataagttctagtattttttattaattagtatTGCTTCTAATACTTATaatgtgtattttataatttgtacaaGTTATGGATTAATTCTACAAGTTGCACAATATTTACACCTAAATAccactgaaaattaaattaaactatctaatttaatgtttgtcttttccAGTTGAGTTAATatgttgtcctaatataaattaagttacttattttaatgttgtcttttccaattgagttaatgtgttatcctaatataaaatttaattttctttctctatTAAACCagtttcgaaattatttataatttgattaatactgtcttttcagtttaataaatacatttcttaattctaaatttaccacattaaatgataataaaaatcgcaTATGATATGGTAGGAGAtcactattttttaatattcgaaccaaaacaattttgggcttattgcaaaagtgactcaaaacttgaattcaaacagaaaactaaccttttcttttgacttatttttttttttgagtttttaaccccacatctgcattttatctacgaaaatgccattaaccttttttttttcgaaaatggcttctactgtctcaacctctttttcttcaagtatttacaatattgccactgccatgaatagtgggaacaaccttgtacgaactgtttggagcttttaatgccctttaatgcacgtaaatctctttacactctctctgtttcaattgttattaactaaaaacaacatttctttcactttctctccatattcatccaaacaactgaagcttttgattcaaaatatggtcgatggttgacagagccatatttctttcgttttgacttacggttgctttcgtttgaggttctgggtggttggagaagaccatgtgtgcaaacgaagtcatctcacctagtttaaggtacgaatttgaatttttttcaaaatctgttcgcgtagaagacttacaagtaagtcatctgtatgtagaagatttactgatgagtcttctggtcaaacggacgacttaaactaagtcgtccagatttgtttgttgaaaaaaaacactccagacgacttatatataagtcgtctacgagaaacagactagttttgcatttgaccgaatcgtgtcagatctttgactatttctggacgacttataattcagtcgtctctgggaaagttaaaatttcaatattttattaaactagacgacttacgtgtaagtcgtcttaggttagttttgtagttgaaaaataaaacttcataatttaacttttaccggacgacataatataaagtcgtcccgtcagaagacttaatttaaagtcgtccggggaaagcaaagtcgtccagaatttttcccaattaagtcgtccaaaccttgcttatcccggacgaccttaaattaagtcgtctagctggacgacttttagttaagtcgtctggagaaaattaaatttcaagttttatttttcaattacaaaactaacctaggacgacttacacgtaagtcgtctagtttgaataaaatattgaaatttttactttccagagacgactgaattataagtcgtccagaaatagtcaaagatctgacacgattcggtcaaatgcaaaactagcccgttttttgtagacgacttatatataagtcgtctgaaattttttttaacaaacaatgccggacgacttagaattaagtcgtcccttttaattttcaattgcaaaagtgacctctttagacgacttatctttaagtcttctagacgacttaaatctaagtcgtctgcgataatgtttattgaacttcttcattttctctatgtttactaatgtgttttattttgaatatttgcagatgatttttaagttacatgcagtgtatggagaatggttgttgagagatttccgttgggattttgtggttgatgatctcaaaggagcaagattgtttttattgaatgaagattcaacacatgctgaacttgttgcaatggctcaagaagattataacctggacatgagatcagtgactgtggagattagctactcattaccagaagaaatgatgatgactccagacagtcctcccattcatgttacaagtgatagacaagttcgaaacttgctcgagatactcaaaacgcatagagtatgtctttgtgtatcaagccgcagcaaggtggaaacggtttcagagaaaagagaagaagctggtgaatgggaagaagatgttggtgataatgatgaatctggtgaatgggaagaagatgttggtgataatgatgaggctgatgaatgttttgaagatgttggtgataatgagtctgttgaagatgaaaatcaagatggggaggaggaaaatggggaggaggaaaatggggaggaggatgctgataacactattgttggtgaaacggatcagaatggtggggattacagtctttatggaaatgttctagatgaggacgaggaagatgatgataatatttttttgaagaaattgaaaagacatatgctaagacaaatgctattgaaggaggaaaattaGATTGTTCAAGCATCTATGTCAAACagagagttttgttagcaaggatgcactgctttcagagctgcggttgacagcagtgaggggtaggttttctttagaaatatacaaatcaacaaaaacttccttgtggcaatatgtcgggttagcggttgtggatggaagatgagagcgagtgtgaaacatgggccaaacacgttttgggtaacaaagtatgtggaaaaacatttatgctcaattggagaccgaatcgctcagcggagacactggtactccaaagtatgttggtagtcttttcattgatcgtgttgggatcattgatgggataactccacagcatatcactgatgcaatgaagaacatgtttggcatgacgcttgattacaccacttcatacagagcactgttatatgcacagaaattggtgagaggatcagcagaagaagggtattcgcgtctgccttcatatctcgagcaaatctccattgcaaatcctgattctatcacggctatagaacttgattctaaggaaaagatttaagtatctatttctctcttttggagcttctatcaaaggttttaagtatcagagaaggatcattgtggtggatggaactcacctaagtggaaagtatggaggtgttatgttagttgcagccgcacaagatggcaattttcagatattcccattggcttttgggatcgtggatgctgaagatgaaccttcttgggaatggttttcacaaaattggctagttgtatatctcatgacaagcctctggtgatagtctctgaccggcacgcggccattaaaagtgcgtgtgtgagaaggtgtttccctGGGCAACCGAGGAATATGttttatcaccttcaagataacattgtcgaAAAGTTTAaaggaaacatctcatgtacttggtgaaaggggctgcttatgcgcgcacacggtttacgattttaaccggtacatggctgagatacggagtgcaaacccggaacttgcaacgtattttggagaaggccgacgccaagctatggtcaagggtttattgtaaggagaacaggttcaacataaaaacaagcaacaatcgctgaatctattaattccgcactgaagcgagcaagaggatttccgatgtcgttcctgctggagttcataaggcagaagttgggaaaatggtattggaaaaggagacaagatgctttgagtctcccaacaaGTACAttgccggggtgttgaatacttgcttgctgttcgatcagagatagcggatacgatgacggtcgaaccaattgatggatggcgtttcttttgtcaaaggtggcaaaatggactgtgtggttgatttggaacatgtaaagtgtgattgtggtgtctatggagtggagaaaataccttgctctcatgctataggcAACTGGaaacatgctggtgtgcatatcgacacacttgtatgtccactttactcaaagaatcatctgtatgcaggatactcagagaatatatatcatatcgtgtcccacaacatattgaggaacgagaatgctttcctccaaacgtaaagcgtggtccggggagacagaagaaatcaagatggcaatcttggttggagctatctaggatgagagggacacaaacccaggaagaaacacaggggcacagagatgctcaaactgcaggAAACTGggcatacgaaaccacaatgtacacaaccagttgactagttgtccagacgacctaaatttaagtcgtccagtcttgatatacccgtccagacgactaatttctaagtcgtccagtgtttcgtctaccttctacgaagtcgtccagtgtattagactaccttctactatcccttcaagtgtatttttttagacgaccttttacgaagtcgtccagtgtatttaagtcgtccagtgtttagactaccttctactatcccttcaagtgtattttttttagacgaccttttacgaagtcgtccagtgtattttatttttagactaccttatttgtaagtcgtccaaaccttccagacgacttatttgtaagtcgtccagctggaaaaccttccagacgacttatttgtaagtcgtccagctggaaaaccttccagacgacttatttgtaagtcgtccagctggaaaaccttccagacgacttatttgtaagttagaaaatctatacaagttagaaaatcaaataaatcatacatgcccacaaacatacaaatagatttgtgtaaacaaatagttcaaatatacaaatagatttgtgtatacaaatagttcaaatatacaaatagatttgtgtatctatacaagttaaaaaatctatacaagttagatttgtgtatctaatcatacatgcccacaaacataccaccatcctcattatctttcagatgctgatcaacaagctccgtccatataactAAAGCCATATTATCCctatagtcttcgcattggacctagcaaagtctttagggctaaaggggaccccaagagcatgacattcaatgtactttgcagcgtacacgccacaatcaccattgttggccgtgggtacatctttcagcagtctttcatatgtgtatcgctccaacccatgcatctggtctccgcactccacaatcagataagggaccatctcgagaaaaggctccattatctcatcccatctttctggtatggtagttgaaggtatgctgtcccagacgactatgtgcctcttagggatcgatatccaaatagccgcccaatgtttgttgtccaagttcagtggcgcatagatatcatcaatgtcctccccccacttcttgtttgattggcaaaatgaaggcattgatccgtcatacaaactcgccgccccactaggtagcatttttcctaaaccattgtgatcagacgacgatgctttgaagaacagatactgttctctcctaGAATGgataaagttgtgatccaggaagcacattcgctcgctccggaaacattgtgggttctccttatacctttgcctcagcacattcatccaagcatctatatgctgcatataaaataatacaagttagaaccttccagacgacttatatatttacaaatctatacaaagacaagttaccagacgacttaaagataagcagaagacttactacgtcttccagccatgctttggatgtccggagtttttgataccaccaagttggtgatgtacgtggtttgtcctcttccttagtgaaataatcactgcaaacaaaaaaacaatcagttttggtagactaaatcaagctattatgggtaaagcaatcacttacggatcagttttcaaccaatcagcgagctccttcatcttaggtctgtttagtgtgggaaatggattatactttcccactctaaggagtttccttctctctgccgtataaggagatatctgcgtgggagcagatttcttcgttcgttcactccttgcacgcacagaagcagtgggagctattttgtccaatacaaccaggctcggttctgaaactggaacgcttggatcggtggaagcgaagttcggttgttgatcgttggaagcgaagctcggttggtcagtggaagtgagaggaacaatctctttggaggtgacaccatctgctttatcctccggcaagatcttatatacccagatcgcctcatctgctgtatcctccggcaacaatctctgcaataaaattgcaagttaaccctggacgacttaaataaaagttgtctggacgactagttgaccctggacgacttaaataaaagttgtctggacaactagaagaccctggacgacttaattcttgttgggaaaggatttgatactaacctctttggacagaggagaaggctgtttcttttgaggagaaggctttttcgtttgaggagcaggctgtttcgtttgaggagcaggctgtttagtttgaggagcaggctgtttagtttgaggagcaggctgtttcgtttgaggagtaggctttgccttttgaggagtaggctttgtcttttgaggagcaggctgtctggtgggaggagtaggatgattggtttgaagtgtaggctgatccttttgaggagtagtctgtttgttactaaccccggtttctggggcttgtggggtaggctGTTTaatactaaccccggtttctggggcttgaggagtagcctgattggtgacaccaaccttcttctccacagcttccaatctatcggagatcttcctaatctccctgatgcacttcttaaacccatctttcatcatgtcacctaaacccttgaacatattttctaactcctctctggtcacccaactagcctcttctctagcctcttctgtagcctcttctctagcctctgtaggagcctcttctctagcctctttaggagcctctttaggagcctctttacgagctttcttccgaggtctctgattgtcttcctccacctcctccacaaccatctctttggctcttttcgatggagtcacaaacttaagttttgtaccagtgacttcccagcaatccatggtccacttccacggtctctgatcatacatgactttaatgatgttctccgcgggcacgtcctcaacctcagaatcccattttggccacatttcactaatgtccttctcaacaaagttgatcacgcgggtctgcagtaaatagaagaagaatcgagttagatatttgaaacaaaatactaaatagacgacttaattataagtcgtccagctggacgaccttccagacgacttataataagtcgtctactaagtcgtccagctggaagaccttccagacgacttataataagtcgtctactaagtcgtccaactggaagactttccagacaacttaattaagtgaagatggaaaggtacctgactcaagatagcagctttcatgaatctgcggcctctgctgccctcgtaagccagaatcggtggagacggactgtttgctctgggtagaccaatactagcacccaatcccggaatagctgtgtacgcccagacctgaagaacttgtataaacccatccacggtgtaacagccagtaatatctttgttccacaaagagtccatcagcaccttaaacgcgactctcccccatggataattctcaaacctttctaaatccatcactagccttgccagagtagctcgtgtagcgcttgagaactttctcccttcaatgaatccagtgaagatggaaaggtacgcgagtcgcttgcgatcttccctggaccaatccccgcatctcttcagtgctgctattatctgatcagtagttggcccagcttcccgatgaactcccatcatctcccagaaagaaaccatctgtggggtaacttcacattctggtgtctcaaggtcctcgatgtactcgcagtttagaccagtgatgttttcaaactctaacagtgaaaacctcgcaggttctggaccaacgagacaccacatctcgtacttcttcttaatgtccagctttaaaccgagcaagtagtgaaccagccttgaagcccaaccaaatccctgctccttgaacttgatgaaaactcccaatctcgactccttgagctgttcaaattcagcatcagtgagagcttccctaagagcagtatgcaacttcgtgttatccgtatgatacgaaatgctattgtggggttctggctcttcccctaatgtgtataacctacgggggagttctggaatatccatcatttttgtctgcaaaataatcaaagacaacaatagaagtcagaacacaagataaatcaatcacgccttaattgttactccagacgacttagtagacgacttaaatataagtcgtctagaaagtcgtccaactggacgacttagttgacgacttatatttaagtcgtctggaaagtcttccaaatggacgtactaagtcgtccaggttgaagactttccagacgacttacttacaagtcttccagtagaaaaatttcaagcggacctgattagtcgcagaaggagttcgagtactcgtcattgtggttatagatctgaaaaaataaacgtgaaacggtgagaatgagtaaattgaaagagacaacgttttatgttcatcttttccacgagtttgatgacttaccggcgttagggtttacagagaaacggcgctacggtttacagagaagaagcggcggcgctagggtttagaagaagcggcggcgctaggatTTAGAAGAAGcagcggtgctagctagtgtttagaggaagcggcggtgagaacgttggtgagcacggtggcgagggcgacagtttgttcggaaatagtggaagcgggggcgctagggtttagaggaatcggcggcgctagggttagaagaagctgcggcgacaacggtgagaatgaagtgagatagatagccgacgttgagaacgatggttgttcggaaatagtgggaattcgaatcgcctttgatatcgccggtgagagagaactgttagggtttatgttcgcggaaaatgaaaaaaaaaatcaccttatatattgggtaaataatccggttagctttaaaagtacattggtaaactttaaggtttggtccggtttagacgacttattctggctgataatgtacatcagacgatctaatatttagtcgtctgggaacagaagactaaatattaagtcgtccaataccctaaaatgaacccctaaactaaaatgactaaattaacttactaaacacgttataaaatcaaattatacttcaatagtgtttactatacacagaaatgaacacacctaggtaattttaaaaattttcaaaaacggttttaatgctttccaaaatctaaccctaagaacacatacaatactacaacatatgttgatgaaacataaactaaagaatatcatgactcac is a genomic window containing:
- the LOC108806981 gene encoding LOW QUALITY PROTEIN: phospholipid hydroperoxide glutathione peroxidase 1, chloroplastic (The sequence of the model RefSeq protein was modified relative to this genomic sequence to represent the inferred CDS: inserted 1 base in 1 codon); amino-acid sequence: MASSSSHSPFSAIFNVSKPNQSLSPAAFLVPSLKFSTAVSNFANLSNGFSLKPSINPGFLFKSRTFNVQARAAAEKTVHDFTVKDIDGSDVSLNKYKGKVMLIVNVASRCGLTSSNYSELSHLYEKYKSQGLEILAFPCNQFGGQEPGSNPEIKQFACTRFKAEFPIFDKVDVNGPSTAPIYQFLKSNAGGFLGDLIKWNFEKFLIDXKGKVVERYPPTTSPFQIEKDIKKLLAA